One window from the genome of Mucilaginibacter ginsenosidivorans encodes:
- a CDS encoding SDR family oxidoreductase: MKKLENKVAVITGGNSGIGLETAKEFALEGAKVAISGRNKDTLNSAVDEIGHDAIGVKADVANLAEIDQFYKEASDKFGKFDVLVVNAGVFKGAPLADFTEELYDEIIDINLKGAFFSVQKALNYLNDGASVIITASTVNEKALPTASAYAASKAAVTSLARTFSAELLDRKIRVNILSPGPIETPIFGKNGGTKEEIDASKNYMASLTPLKRLGTAQEMAKGYVYLASDDSSYMLGAELLLDGGFKTL; encoded by the coding sequence ATGAAAAAATTAGAAAACAAAGTTGCTGTTATTACTGGCGGTAATAGTGGCATAGGTTTAGAAACGGCCAAAGAATTTGCGCTGGAAGGAGCAAAGGTGGCCATATCGGGCCGCAACAAGGATACGTTGAATTCGGCAGTTGATGAGATAGGGCATGATGCGATAGGCGTGAAGGCTGACGTGGCTAACCTGGCAGAAATAGACCAGTTTTACAAAGAGGCTTCGGACAAGTTCGGCAAGTTTGATGTGCTTGTGGTGAATGCAGGTGTGTTTAAAGGAGCGCCGCTTGCCGACTTTACCGAAGAACTATACGACGAGATAATTGACATCAATTTAAAAGGTGCTTTCTTTTCGGTTCAAAAAGCCCTGAATTATTTGAATGATGGCGCCTCGGTAATAATCACCGCGTCGACAGTAAATGAAAAAGCATTGCCAACCGCATCGGCATATGCTGCCAGCAAAGCTGCGGTAACATCGTTGGCACGGACATTCTCGGCAGAACTGCTCGACAGAAAAATACGCGTGAACATATTGTCGCCCGGTCCTATAGAAACACCAATATTCGGGAAAAACGGCGGCACCAAGGAAGAAATCGACGCCTCTAAGAACTACATGGCGTCGCTGACCCCGTTGAAACGTTTGGGAACAGCACAGGAAATGGCGAAAGGCTATGTATACCTGGCTTCGGACGACTCATCCTATATGCTGGGCGCCGAGCTTTTACTCGACGGCGGATTCAAAACACTTTAA
- a CDS encoding nuclear transport factor 2 family protein, translated as MEKRYPVPPFNMETALQKVQAAEDAWNTRDPERVALAYTIDTEWRNRTEFINGRDEVVAFLKRKWVKELDYKLKKELWGFRENRMAVRFEYEWHDESGQWYRSYGNELWEFDEDGYMQKRFASINDLPINENEKKLK; from the coding sequence ATGGAAAAAAGATACCCTGTGCCTCCCTTTAATATGGAAACCGCACTGCAAAAAGTACAAGCTGCCGAGGATGCCTGGAACACGCGTGACCCTGAACGTGTCGCATTGGCCTATACCATTGATACCGAATGGCGCAACCGCACCGAATTTATTAATGGACGCGATGAGGTAGTTGCCTTTCTGAAACGTAAATGGGTAAAAGAACTCGATTATAAGCTAAAAAAGGAATTGTGGGGTTTCCGCGAAAACCGAATGGCTGTACGATTTGAATATGAATGGCACGACGAGTCGGGCCAATGGTACCGCAGTTATGGTAATGAACTTTGGGAGTTCGACGAAGACGGCTATATGCAAAAACGCTTTGCCAGCATCAACGACCTGCCCATCAATGAAAACGAAAAAAAATTGAAATAA
- a CDS encoding SDR family NAD(P)-dependent oxidoreductase, translated as MKKLENKVAVVTGASKGIGAGIAKDLAAAGASVVVNYASAKEGAEKVVADIISNGGKAVAIQGNVSSSADVDKLFAEAKQAFGSVDILVNNAGVYKFVGIEEVDEEEFHRQFNTNVLGLLLATKAAVKGFGENGGSVINIGSVVTRITPPGSSIYTATKGAVDSITQVLAKELGPKKIRVNSINPGMVETEGTHSAGFIGSDFQKETEKTTPLGRIGQPDDIAPLVVFLASDDSRWLTGETLLASGGIR; from the coding sequence ATGAAAAAGTTAGAAAATAAAGTAGCAGTAGTTACCGGGGCCTCAAAAGGTATAGGCGCCGGTATTGCAAAAGACCTGGCCGCCGCGGGGGCATCGGTAGTTGTTAACTATGCATCAGCAAAAGAAGGCGCAGAAAAGGTAGTGGCCGACATCATCAGTAATGGCGGTAAGGCTGTAGCCATCCAGGGCAATGTTTCGAGTTCTGCCGATGTTGACAAATTATTCGCGGAGGCAAAGCAGGCATTTGGCAGCGTCGATATCCTGGTGAATAATGCTGGCGTATATAAATTTGTTGGCATCGAGGAAGTAGACGAAGAAGAATTTCACCGCCAGTTCAACACCAATGTATTGGGGTTGTTATTAGCCACAAAAGCTGCTGTTAAGGGTTTTGGTGAAAATGGCGGCAGTGTGATCAACATCGGTTCAGTGGTTACCAGGATCACTCCTCCGGGAAGTTCGATCTATACAGCAACCAAAGGTGCAGTTGATTCAATAACCCAGGTGCTGGCTAAGGAACTTGGTCCCAAAAAGATACGTGTGAATTCGATCAACCCGGGTATGGTTGAAACCGAAGGAACGCATAGTGCAGGGTTTATAGGCAGCGATTTTCAGAAGGAAACCGAAAAGACAACCCCGCTGGGCCGTATCGGTCAGCCAGATGACATTGCACCGCTTGTTGTGTTCCTGGCATCTGATGATTCGCGCTGGCTTACAGGCGAGACTTTGCTCGCCAGCGGTGGTATAAGGTAA
- a CDS encoding carboxymuconolactone decarboxylase family protein, which produces MKTFSVPTREQVSPANQAIFDNLQKAIGMVPNLYAAMAHSEHGLGNYIAFQSGKSSLRAKEREIINLVVSQVNGCIYCLSAHTVLGKMNGLTDDQLIEIRKGSASFDAKLDALVKLVKSITENKGRVDSALVDNFYAAGYNEGNLVDAIMIIGDKTIMNYLHNLTGIAVDFPLAPSL; this is translated from the coding sequence ATGAAAACATTTTCAGTACCAACCCGCGAACAGGTTTCCCCGGCTAACCAGGCTATATTCGATAACTTACAAAAGGCCATCGGAATGGTTCCAAACCTTTATGCCGCCATGGCACATTCCGAACACGGGCTTGGCAATTATATCGCTTTTCAAAGCGGAAAAAGCTCGCTTCGCGCTAAAGAAAGAGAGATCATCAACCTGGTGGTGAGCCAGGTAAACGGCTGTATTTACTGTTTAAGCGCCCACACCGTATTGGGTAAAATGAACGGCCTGACAGACGATCAGTTAATCGAAATACGCAAAGGCAGCGCTTCTTTCGATGCAAAGCTGGACGCCTTGGTGAAGCTCGTAAAAAGCATAACCGAAAACAAAGGCCGCGTGGATTCGGCTTTAGTAGATAATTTTTACGCGGCAGGTTACAACGAAGGTAACCTTGTCGACGCGATAATGATCATCGGCGACAAAACCATTATGAACTACCTGCATAACCTGACCGGCATTGCTGTAGATTTCCCGCTGGCGCCATCGTTATAA
- a CDS encoding RES family NAD+ phosphorylase gives MQVYRIGQTKYANDRNGSGVDGRWNSAGQYMIYTGGSLALSCLEKLAHTTGTSLYAGNFSVTVYQIPERIKITEITLNQLQKQNAEWYKVLNYPITQAIGDDWLQRRDTAVLKVPSAIIDLEYNFLFNPAHADFTKIKISEVRPFTFDKRLKP, from the coding sequence ATGCAAGTTTACCGGATAGGCCAGACCAAATATGCCAATGACCGCAACGGCTCGGGTGTGGACGGCCGTTGGAACTCTGCCGGGCAGTATATGATCTATACCGGTGGCTCGCTTGCCCTTTCGTGCCTCGAAAAACTTGCCCACACTACCGGAACATCGTTATATGCCGGTAATTTTTCGGTGACTGTTTACCAGATTCCGGAAAGGATCAAGATCACCGAGATCACCCTGAACCAACTTCAAAAACAAAATGCGGAATGGTACAAAGTACTCAACTATCCCATTACTCAGGCGATAGGGGACGACTGGCTGCAACGGCGTGACACTGCAGTGCTGAAAGTGCCATCGGCCATTATCGACCTGGAATACAATTTCCTGTTTAACCCGGCACATGCCGACTTTACCAAGATAAAAATATCCGAAGTGCGGCCCTTTACTTTTGATAAGAGACTAAAGCCTTAA
- a CDS encoding antitoxin Xre/MbcA/ParS toxin-binding domain-containing protein: MSEKKQGHSSRPEYIYEGGKKYKAYDTNTVTRDNYFSDLLVPYTSYFKSPIAKLDAIRKGLQPGAINDLIVVTGATQTDVSRWLDITEPTLRKHIQNTKELNLGISEHIIQLFELFNKGIDTFGSLTEFKHWLKSYNIGIDAVPFDLLDTITGIGIIMNELIRIDYGATA, encoded by the coding sequence ATGAGCGAAAAGAAACAGGGACATAGCTCCAGGCCGGAGTATATTTACGAAGGCGGGAAAAAGTACAAAGCATACGATACAAATACTGTAACCAGGGATAATTACTTTTCTGATTTGCTTGTGCCATATACCAGCTACTTTAAGTCGCCGATAGCTAAACTTGATGCTATACGCAAGGGCCTGCAGCCGGGCGCTATCAACGATCTGATAGTAGTTACCGGCGCTACCCAAACCGATGTATCGCGCTGGCTCGACATCACTGAACCTACCTTACGCAAGCATATTCAAAATACAAAGGAATTGAATTTGGGTATTAGCGAACACATTATACAGCTGTTTGAGCTTTTTAATAAAGGGATAGATACTTTTGGCTCGCTTACTGAATTTAAACACTGGCTGAAAAGCTATAACATAGGTATTGATGCCGTCCCCTTTGACTTACTGGATACCATTACCGGTATAGGGATTATCATGAACGAACTTATCCGCATCGATTACGGCGCGACGGCCTGA
- a CDS encoding TetR/AcrR family transcriptional regulator, with protein MARTKDFDEDEVLEKAMNLFWLKGYNGTSMQDLVDGLGISRSSLYDTYVDKHTLFLRSLEHYKEHTAGKMGKIIQNTPSAREKIRRMLEYIISELVRDKEHKGCFLVNAGVEMASQDKEVSTMLCENDRQVEGYFYDIIKHGQESGEIANKQDARVLAQFILNNVKGVRVTARSTADRRVFNDIISLTLSVLN; from the coding sequence ATGGCAAGAACGAAAGATTTTGATGAAGATGAAGTGCTTGAAAAGGCGATGAACCTTTTTTGGCTGAAGGGATACAACGGTACCTCGATGCAGGACCTTGTGGATGGATTGGGGATAAGCCGGTCGAGTTTGTATGATACTTATGTTGACAAGCATACGCTTTTCCTTAGGTCGCTGGAACACTATAAGGAACATACCGCCGGGAAGATGGGCAAGATCATACAAAATACGCCCTCGGCAAGGGAAAAGATCAGGCGGATGCTGGAATATATTATCAGCGAGCTTGTAAGGGACAAGGAGCATAAAGGATGTTTCCTGGTGAACGCCGGTGTTGAGATGGCGTCGCAGGATAAGGAAGTAAGTACCATGCTTTGCGAGAACGACCGGCAGGTGGAAGGTTATTTTTACGACATTATTAAGCATGGACAGGAAAGCGGGGAGATAGCCAACAAGCAGGATGCCAGGGTACTGGCGCAATTCATATTAAACAATGTTAAAGGCGTGCGTGTTACGGCACGCTCTACCGCCGACAGGAGGGTATTCAACGATATCATCAGCCTTACCCTGTCTGTTTTGAATTGA
- a CDS encoding terminase small subunit — protein sequence MSYKRPFKSVRELDHLINYYFTSANGNPLSETQQPGGYPIPPPAGPPTLSGLAFYLGFNTLEEFEAREAKGRFASRLQRARLYIEAIYESRLHSSTGAIYALKAMGHGEKAIGKTLEEQDNTFNIEIVGSGPKLAASEKEIVI from the coding sequence ATGAGTTATAAACGACCTTTTAAATCGGTCAGGGAACTGGACCACCTGATCAATTATTATTTCACTTCCGCTAACGGTAACCCGCTGTCCGAAACACAGCAGCCGGGAGGTTATCCTATTCCGCCACCGGCCGGCCCGCCCACATTATCGGGCCTCGCATTCTACCTTGGCTTTAATACACTTGAAGAATTTGAGGCTCGCGAAGCCAAAGGCCGGTTTGCCTCGCGTCTGCAACGCGCCCGCTTATATATCGAGGCCATTTACGAATCGAGGCTGCATTCGTCTACCGGAGCTATATATGCACTAAAAGCAATGGGGCATGGCGAAAAAGCCATCGGCAAAACCCTGGAAGAACAGGATAATACTTTTAATATAGAAATAGTAGGCTCAGGCCCTAAACTTGCTGCTTCGGAAAAAGAGATAGTTATTTAA
- a CDS encoding BamA/TamA family outer membrane protein has translation MKRFFALVLSISVVFVAADLHAQDKKLIPITRYPAKKVKDTSSKAETDTTEQKDFNDVLQSIFTKNYKPAKNDTIGSKPIISFVPAVGYSLQTKTAATFTGNIVFRSTPNSRISAITTSMGFTQRRQFTLPIVSNIWAFDNSWLFVGDTRFYVYPQSTYGLGSNSDIAGEQPMRYNFLRVSEIAFKRVWGNFFLGVGYKLQKHWNISHEEPLNGGTSDYERYENDVSTASSGFSLNALFDSRDISVNASKGFYGAIEYYNYTTALGSNSNWQSIVVDLRKYYKFPEGSDNVIAFWSYDWLVLRGRPPYLDLPSTSWDTYSTTGRGYIQSRFRGAQMLYLETEYRFKITTNGLIGGVVFLNGQTLSSTPGSKLEKIQPGYGPGLRIKLSKASKTNLDIDYGFGRQGSNGLFLTVGEVF, from the coding sequence ATGAAGCGGTTTTTCGCTCTTGTACTTTCAATATCGGTGGTGTTTGTTGCGGCAGATCTGCATGCGCAGGATAAAAAACTTATCCCGATAACCAGGTACCCGGCAAAAAAAGTAAAGGATACATCGAGCAAGGCAGAGACCGATACTACCGAGCAGAAGGATTTTAACGATGTATTACAATCGATTTTCACTAAAAACTATAAGCCCGCCAAAAATGATACTATCGGCAGCAAACCTATTATATCGTTTGTGCCAGCCGTGGGTTATTCGCTCCAGACAAAAACAGCGGCTACGTTTACCGGCAACATCGTTTTCAGGTCGACGCCAAATTCAAGAATATCGGCAATTACCACCAGTATGGGTTTTACGCAGCGGCGGCAATTTACTTTACCCATCGTATCGAATATTTGGGCGTTCGATAATAGCTGGCTTTTTGTAGGCGATACCCGGTTTTACGTATATCCGCAAAGCACCTACGGATTAGGAAGCAACTCGGATATTGCCGGCGAACAGCCTATGCGTTACAATTTTTTGAGGGTGTCTGAAATAGCTTTTAAAAGGGTATGGGGTAATTTCTTTTTAGGGGTGGGATATAAGCTGCAAAAGCATTGGAACATATCGCACGAGGAGCCACTAAACGGGGGCACGTCGGACTATGAACGTTACGAGAACGATGTTTCCACGGCTTCGTCGGGTTTCAGCCTTAATGCCTTGTTCGATAGCCGCGATATTTCGGTTAATGCGTCGAAAGGATTTTACGGTGCAATTGAATATTACAATTATACAACGGCGTTGGGAAGCAACAGTAATTGGCAATCGATCGTGGTCGACTTGCGTAAATATTACAAATTCCCTGAAGGATCAGATAATGTGATCGCATTCTGGTCGTACGACTGGCTGGTGCTAAGGGGTCGGCCGCCTTACCTCGACCTGCCGAGTACTTCGTGGGATACTTATTCGACCACTGGCCGCGGCTATATACAAAGCCGTTTCAGGGGCGCTCAAATGTTGTACCTGGAAACCGAGTACCGTTTTAAGATAACGACCAACGGCTTGATAGGAGGGGTGGTGTTCCTGAACGGCCAGACACTGTCGTCAACGCCCGGCTCCAAACTGGAAAAGATACAACCTGGTTATGGCCCGGGTTTGCGCATCAAACTCAGCAAAGCCTCGAAGACCAACCTGGATATCGACTATGGTTTTGGGCGGCAGGGGTCGAACGGGCTCTTCCTGACGGTAGGAGAAGTATTTTGA
- a CDS encoding helix-turn-helix domain-containing protein, whose protein sequence is MTAGKALTMVNPKNGNLAFKIFSFNDASNFDHIQRNNYYSMILVLSGKGKIKADFSMYDFDGSSLMSFAPYQPFMISSDSAFHGIVINFHPDFFCIHQHHKEVACHGVLFNNIYQPPFITLQPKDVDALCLLVEQMRTEMQNAGLAQYELLISYLKIFLINASRFRVDQTPAIQLDIAGAKEPFVLQSLKDAIEDNFKTKHSAGEYADMLNISAKALAKITRSHFNKTLTNMIAERIIIEAKRELYLTSKPVKAIAYELGFNDEFYFSRFFKNNADVSPQLYRETVGFARAEA, encoded by the coding sequence ATGACGGCCGGGAAAGCGCTCACGATGGTTAACCCGAAGAACGGTAACCTTGCTTTTAAAATATTTTCGTTCAACGATGCCAGTAATTTCGATCATATCCAGCGAAATAATTATTACAGCATGATCCTGGTTTTATCAGGTAAAGGCAAAATAAAGGCTGATTTTTCTATGTACGATTTTGATGGTTCTTCACTGATGAGTTTCGCGCCCTATCAGCCTTTTATGATCAGCAGCGATTCGGCTTTTCACGGCATAGTGATCAATTTTCACCCCGATTTCTTTTGTATCCATCAACACCATAAGGAAGTAGCCTGCCATGGCGTGCTGTTCAATAATATCTACCAACCGCCATTTATCACACTTCAGCCAAAGGATGTTGACGCACTTTGTTTGCTGGTAGAACAAATGCGGACCGAGATGCAAAATGCCGGTCTCGCACAATATGAATTACTGATATCCTACCTGAAGATATTCCTGATAAACGCCTCACGATTCCGGGTCGATCAAACTCCTGCTATCCAACTTGACATTGCCGGAGCTAAGGAGCCTTTTGTTCTTCAAAGCCTGAAGGACGCCATCGAGGATAATTTCAAAACCAAGCATTCCGCAGGCGAATACGCCGATATGCTCAATATCTCGGCAAAGGCATTGGCAAAGATCACCCGCAGCCACTTTAATAAGACCTTGACCAATATGATAGCGGAGCGCATTATTATTGAAGCTAAACGGGAACTATACCTTACCTCGAAACCGGTTAAAGCAATTGCTTATGAGTTGGGCTTTAACGATGAGTTCTACTTCAGCCGTTTTTTTAAAAACAATGCCGATGTATCGCCCCAGCTATACCGCGAAACCGTAGGCTTCGCCCGCGCCGAAGCTTAA
- a CDS encoding glycoside hydrolase family 13 protein: MKKYPANRLIAIVIFLFIWSWNTVAQQQTINRKWWKEAVVYQIYPRSFMDSNGDGIGDLQGIISKLDYIKSLGVNVVWLNPIYSSPNDDNGYDVSDYRNIMKDFGTMADFDELLKGLHKRGIKLVMDLVVNHSSDEHEWFKQSRSSRTNPYRDYYHWWNAERGKPTPRYSLFDVNHDAWRYDSLTNAYYLHYFSRKQPDLNWENPKLRKEVYNMMKFWADKGIDGFRLDAFQFAAKDITWPKFPDGYEKNFSKYYAIGPHLHDYLKEMNKEVLSKYNVMSVAEGAGNSMKDAHNLVDADRNELNMAYAFDGVDIAKQGGYSLLHFKQVFSKWDSAFAQKGWLSIFLANHDQARMVSRFGNDGPDFRDASSKMLTTFIMTMRGTPYYYNGDELGMTNAGFDKIEDYRDVATLNEYKHQQNIGGDMKAYMKRIAFECRDNGRTPFQWNSTDNAGFTTGTPWIGVNRNYKTINEAAEDKDPNSILNYFRKMVQLRRQNLVLVYGKYTLIDKSNPDVYAYTRQLNGKKLLVLLNFKSTSASVKLSYDLEKAKVLICNYPQDSKDGTLKPYEAVVYEL; encoded by the coding sequence ATGAAAAAGTACCCGGCAAACAGGCTTATTGCTATAGTAATATTTTTATTCATTTGGTCGTGGAACACGGTTGCCCAGCAACAAACCATCAACCGCAAATGGTGGAAAGAAGCCGTGGTTTACCAAATTTACCCGCGCAGCTTTATGGATAGCAACGGCGATGGCATCGGCGACCTGCAAGGTATTATATCGAAACTTGATTATATCAAAAGCCTTGGGGTGAACGTCGTTTGGCTTAACCCGATATACAGTTCACCCAATGATGACAATGGGTATGATGTAAGCGATTACCGCAACATTATGAAGGATTTCGGCACAATGGCCGATTTTGATGAGTTACTTAAAGGCCTGCATAAGCGGGGTATAAAGCTGGTTATGGACCTGGTTGTTAACCACAGCAGCGACGAGCACGAATGGTTTAAGCAAAGCCGTAGTTCGCGCACAAATCCATACCGCGATTATTATCATTGGTGGAACGCAGAACGGGGCAAGCCAACGCCGCGCTATAGTTTGTTTGATGTGAACCACGATGCGTGGCGGTATGATTCGCTTACCAATGCTTATTACCTGCACTATTTTTCGAGGAAACAGCCCGACCTCAATTGGGAAAATCCGAAATTGAGGAAAGAAGTTTACAACATGATGAAGTTTTGGGCCGATAAAGGGATAGATGGTTTCCGGCTGGATGCCTTCCAGTTTGCCGCCAAGGACATTACCTGGCCGAAATTTCCTGATGGCTATGAAAAGAATTTCTCAAAATACTATGCTATAGGCCCCCATTTGCATGATTACCTGAAGGAGATGAATAAAGAGGTATTGAGCAAATACAATGTAATGAGCGTTGCCGAAGGTGCCGGCAATTCCATGAAGGATGCACATAACCTGGTGGACGCCGACCGGAACGAGCTTAACATGGCCTACGCTTTTGACGGGGTCGATATTGCTAAACAAGGGGGGTACAGCCTGCTGCATTTCAAACAGGTATTTTCCAAATGGGATAGTGCCTTTGCTCAAAAAGGCTGGCTATCCATCTTCCTTGCTAATCACGACCAGGCGCGGATGGTAAGCCGCTTTGGTAACGACGGTCCCGATTTCCGTGATGCATCGTCAAAAATGCTTACCACTTTTATCATGACCATGCGCGGAACGCCTTATTATTACAATGGCGACGAATTGGGCATGACCAATGCAGGCTTCGATAAAATAGAAGACTATCGCGATGTTGCCACCCTGAACGAATACAAGCATCAGCAAAATATCGGCGGCGATATGAAGGCCTATATGAAACGTATAGCATTCGAGTGCCGCGATAATGGTCGCACACCTTTTCAATGGAACAGCACCGATAACGCGGGTTTTACCACCGGCACGCCGTGGATAGGCGTTAACCGCAATTACAAAACAATAAATGAAGCCGCTGAAGATAAGGACCCGAATTCCATTTTAAATTACTTCAGAAAGATGGTGCAACTGCGCCGGCAAAACCTGGTGCTGGTTTACGGAAAGTACACATTAATCGATAAGTCAAATCCTGATGTTTACGCTTATACCCGGCAACTGAATGGCAAAAAGCTATTGGTTCTGCTCAATTTTAAAAGCACATCGGCTTCGGTAAAACTAAGCTACGACCTGGAAAAGGCGAAGGTTTTGATCTGCAATTATCCGCAGGACTCAAAAGACGGAACATTAAAACCCTACGAAGCAGTTGTTTACGAGTTGTAA
- a CDS encoding fatty acid desaturase family protein → MKTIKFVGKEVWEKNFAAAVRQNVNNYFKEKGISTKGNFTLFTQTSAMFVLYLAPFVMLLTVTMSAWLALGLLIVMGIGMAGIGMCVMHDAVHGSFSSKAWVNKLMGSSMYLLGSNVFNWKIQHNVMHHAYTNIDGYDEDIVAKGPIRLSEYTPLKRIHRYQYIHAFLFYGLMSITKLTNDFGQLAFYNKEGITRKFNIKPTLEYTKMVIVKAMYLFLFIGLPMLVTGFSWWQILIGFFIMHWTAGFILSTIFQMAHIVEGTEQVKADADGIIHTEWAVNEVKTTSDFARNNWLLNWYAGGLNFQIEHHLFPNICHVHYRKIAPIVERTAREFGLSYNLKPSFAYAFGSHVRRLKQLGQTSQL, encoded by the coding sequence ATGAAAACAATAAAATTTGTAGGTAAAGAAGTGTGGGAAAAGAACTTTGCTGCCGCAGTAAGACAAAACGTAAACAATTATTTCAAAGAGAAAGGGATATCCACTAAAGGTAATTTTACTCTTTTTACGCAAACCTCGGCAATGTTTGTATTATACCTGGCTCCGTTCGTGATGCTGTTAACAGTTACTATGAGCGCCTGGCTTGCGCTTGGCCTACTGATCGTTATGGGAATAGGCATGGCGGGTATTGGTATGTGCGTAATGCATGATGCCGTTCATGGCTCATTCTCCAGCAAGGCCTGGGTCAATAAATTGATGGGCAGTTCGATGTACCTGTTGGGCAGCAACGTTTTCAACTGGAAAATACAGCATAATGTGATGCACCATGCCTATACCAATATCGATGGCTACGATGAAGATATAGTAGCGAAGGGACCTATCCGGCTCTCAGAATATACTCCTTTAAAAAGGATCCACCGTTACCAGTATATTCATGCTTTTTTGTTTTATGGGCTAATGTCCATCACCAAATTGACCAATGATTTTGGCCAGCTAGCCTTTTATAACAAAGAGGGTATAACCCGGAAGTTTAATATTAAGCCTACCCTTGAGTATACTAAGATGGTAATAGTTAAGGCGATGTACCTGTTTTTGTTCATTGGTCTGCCCATGCTTGTAACCGGGTTTTCATGGTGGCAGATACTCATCGGTTTTTTCATTATGCATTGGACGGCCGGCTTTATTTTAAGCACCATCTTTCAAATGGCCCATATTGTTGAGGGCACCGAACAGGTTAAGGCCGACGCCGACGGAATTATACATACTGAATGGGCGGTGAACGAGGTGAAAACCACTTCGGACTTTGCCCGGAACAACTGGCTGCTGAACTGGTACGCCGGCGGACTTAATTTCCAGATCGAACATCACCTGTTTCCTAATATATGCCATGTGCATTACCGCAAGATAGCCCCGATTGTAGAAAGGACCGCACGCGAGTTTGGCCTTAGCTATAATCTGAAACCTTCGTTCGCCTATGCATTTGGTTCACATGTCCGCCGGTTGAAGCAACTGGGACAAACGAGCCAGCTATAG